The Nitrososphaerota archaeon genome window below encodes:
- a CDS encoding branched-chain amino acid ABC transporter permease — translation MGLPQLLIGGFDLVSFGLGFLNYYALYLAISLTLNLEFGFTGIPNFGKVMFIAGGAAFSGSIAGRVAAYAYGIGVNRDFIVFNPSIISGVNARLATDPAFAVQLVIFSLLVAALVGALLGYLSSYPAIRLREDYLGMLLLGAAQFFQVILRTYTPLIGGAQNIEVPDPYVYWSSLGPGYRDLVAALVVSAFAIVVFLYAERVAKSPLGRMLKSVRDNEDAAKALGKDDVAVRRNILIIASAIAGMAGAIFTFYIASVESDNWTRFAWTFWPFLIVIIGGAGNNFGVALGTFFFMLIFKGLQQIQPYVQPYIFFDVNWLQDILFAALLIIILLLRPEGIIREKPTPTLSRSTVAAMVGALAGPGGGGGTEPEEPSRLRRFGRRAKSLVRRGQKSGTVGPP, via the coding sequence ATGGGCCTGCCCCAGCTGCTGATTGGGGGCTTCGACCTCGTGAGCTTCGGCCTGGGCTTCCTCAACTACTACGCGCTCTACCTTGCGATAAGCCTGACACTGAACCTCGAGTTCGGATTCACCGGGATCCCCAACTTCGGCAAGGTGATGTTCATCGCCGGCGGGGCCGCCTTCTCCGGCTCCATTGCCGGGAGGGTAGCTGCGTACGCCTATGGGATAGGTGTCAATCGCGACTTCATCGTATTCAACCCGTCGATCATCAGTGGGGTAAATGCCAGGCTGGCGACGGACCCGGCGTTCGCGGTTCAACTCGTCATCTTCTCGCTCCTAGTGGCCGCGCTGGTCGGCGCTCTTCTCGGGTATCTCTCCTCCTATCCTGCAATACGGCTCAGAGAGGACTACCTCGGAATGCTGCTCCTAGGGGCTGCGCAGTTCTTCCAAGTGATCCTCAGGACTTACACACCGCTGATTGGAGGGGCGCAAAACATCGAAGTGCCCGACCCCTACGTCTATTGGTCGTCCCTTGGACCGGGATACAGGGACCTCGTGGCCGCGCTGGTAGTCTCGGCTTTCGCGATAGTCGTTTTCCTGTACGCCGAGCGCGTGGCCAAGTCACCCCTGGGACGGATGCTGAAGTCAGTTAGGGACAATGAGGATGCAGCAAAGGCACTGGGTAAGGACGACGTGGCAGTGAGGCGCAACATCCTCATCATCGCCTCGGCCATAGCAGGGATGGCGGGCGCGATCTTCACCTTCTACATCGCGTCGGTGGAATCCGATAATTGGACGAGGTTCGCATGGACCTTCTGGCCCTTCCTGATTGTCATCATAGGTGGGGCGGGCAACAACTTCGGCGTCGCCCTGGGGACTTTCTTCTTCATGCTCATCTTCAAGGGGCTGCAGCAGATTCAGCCTTACGTCCAGCCATACATCTTCTTCGACGTGAACTGGCTGCAGGACATCCTGTTTGCCGCGCTTCTCATAATCATCTTGCTCCTTCGTCCGGAGGGGATAATCAGGGAAAAGCCTACCCCGACGCTTTCGAGGTCGACCGTCGCGGCCATGGTCGGCGCTCTAGCTGGGCCCGGAGGAGGTGGGGGCACCGAACCAGAGGAGCCTTCGAGGTTGCGACGGTTTGGGAGGAGGGCGAAATCGCTTGTCAGACGCGGGCAAAAGTCAGGGACCGTCGGCCCACCCTAG
- a CDS encoding ABC transporter substrate-binding protein: MKKRGVSTATVFGSLIVGLLIGAGGIYLAAPSLGLGSTVTTTIAGSGGTQTITTTVAGTGSGLCNGQTVHIGALNDLSGQLSAQGKGDLAAEQLAITEINAYEASAGCHVTFVLDNNDYKLDGPTALSQTQAMYANGIRVVIGPLNSGAALAILAYANSNHIVLISPSSTSPALHVTDVTNNYLFRTAPNDAAQGQAIAREVLTQGAKAVIVVNRDDTYGGGLANATVSFLKQDGLAAASIAGPFKYDTATTDFTSLITAITNSYNTLNAGAAAGHVAIVSVSFQELGTLLKQASTQSAAIYNDVPWFGSDGEAQNSLLSNSSVGQYTSHVILPSTLFNVVNNSKTLAFFQKYAGTSQLAAIVGGGVFYTLEGYDDTWIAALSILSAGSNDGTAIHAVLPTVSNSFYGLTGWEGLSGNDRIPGSYQIWKVVASGSTFNWVLAGSWDYNTDTVTWTNAP, translated from the coding sequence TTGAAAAAGAGAGGGGTATCTACAGCAACAGTTTTCGGATCTCTTATCGTGGGGCTTCTCATCGGCGCGGGTGGCATCTATCTTGCCGCTCCATCGCTCGGTCTGGGGAGTACCGTCACGACAACCATCGCCGGAAGCGGCGGTACACAAACGATAACCACGACCGTCGCCGGCACAGGCTCTGGCCTGTGTAACGGCCAGACGGTCCACATCGGCGCCCTGAACGACCTTAGCGGCCAACTATCCGCGCAGGGGAAGGGCGACTTGGCGGCAGAGCAACTCGCAATCACAGAAATCAACGCCTACGAGGCCAGCGCAGGCTGCCACGTGACGTTTGTCTTGGACAACAACGACTACAAGCTCGACGGTCCAACCGCACTATCTCAGACTCAGGCAATGTATGCGAACGGAATCCGCGTGGTCATTGGTCCGCTTAACAGCGGAGCCGCACTCGCGATTCTCGCCTACGCAAACTCCAACCACATCGTGCTCATCAGCCCGTCTTCGACTTCACCTGCCTTGCACGTTACTGACGTGACAAACAATTACCTGTTCAGGACTGCGCCTAACGACGCGGCCCAGGGACAGGCAATCGCAAGGGAAGTCCTGACCCAGGGCGCGAAGGCAGTAATCGTAGTCAACAGAGACGACACCTACGGCGGCGGGTTGGCCAACGCGACCGTCAGCTTCCTGAAGCAGGACGGCCTGGCAGCGGCTAGCATCGCGGGCCCATTCAAATACGACACTGCGACCACAGACTTCACTTCACTGATCACTGCGATCACCAACTCCTACAACACGCTGAACGCGGGCGCGGCCGCAGGGCACGTGGCTATTGTTTCGGTTTCGTTCCAAGAACTTGGAACGCTCCTGAAGCAGGCCTCGACCCAGAGCGCTGCGATCTACAACGATGTGCCGTGGTTCGGGAGCGACGGTGAAGCTCAGAACTCGCTTTTGAGCAACTCCAGCGTAGGCCAGTACACGTCACACGTCATCCTTCCATCTACACTCTTTAACGTGGTCAATAACAGCAAGACACTCGCATTCTTCCAGAAGTACGCAGGAACATCGCAGCTCGCAGCCATCGTCGGCGGCGGAGTCTTCTATACGTTGGAAGGCTACGACGACACATGGATCGCTGCCTTGTCAATACTCTCGGCAGGTAGCAACGACGGGACTGCTATCCATGCAGTATTGCCGACAGTGTCGAACAGTTTCTACGGCTTGACCGGTTGGGAAGGGCTCTCTGGAAACGACAGGATTCCTGGTTCATACCAGATCTGGAAGGTCGTAGCCAGCGGCAGCACTTTCAATTGGGTCTTGGCTGGAAGCTGGGACTACAACACCGACACCGTGACCTGGACGAACGCACCCTAA
- a CDS encoding branched-chain amino acid ABC transporter permease, with protein MVPAYLVSAVVYGTFFALMAMGLTLTYLTTKVPNFAYGSFVTIGLYSAYQLETLNHLSPYAASLVAFVVAGGASVLMYVGILRPLAKRGTPLVALMIATFGVDIGFIGVFGIYTDYLQTRYKLIDAKQFFALPGDFTIFGIQGVVFVAPLVLVLITVMLFLLFTRTRFGVAMRASVENPPLARVLGINVERVYTVSWMLAGGFAGLAGALYTLWLPGGTSTGSDLIVEIFASSVLGGLTSIFGAVVGGLVIGGSEDLVTTGLGEGFGYIGAGLIAVATILIGVYLFRKRRIGSRIGGAIFGILGVYIFFEMATGFSTDILAQGLVSGFGPDVTPFQKGIPLLIMVIALMVLPQGLISLRFRRKKK; from the coding sequence TTGGTTCCAGCCTACCTGGTCTCAGCCGTTGTCTACGGAACTTTCTTCGCTCTCATGGCGATGGGTCTGACACTGACCTACCTGACGACCAAGGTCCCCAACTTCGCCTACGGCTCTTTCGTCACCATCGGCCTTTACAGTGCATACCAGCTTGAGACCCTCAACCACCTCTCGCCCTATGCTGCCAGTCTGGTGGCGTTCGTGGTCGCCGGAGGAGCGTCGGTTCTGATGTACGTCGGGATCCTGCGCCCTCTGGCGAAGAGAGGGACTCCCCTCGTGGCCCTGATGATCGCGACCTTCGGAGTTGATATCGGTTTCATCGGGGTCTTCGGCATCTACACAGACTACCTCCAGACGCGCTACAAACTCATCGATGCCAAACAGTTCTTTGCCCTCCCAGGCGACTTCACCATCTTCGGAATCCAGGGAGTGGTATTTGTCGCGCCACTTGTCCTAGTCCTGATTACGGTCATGCTGTTCCTGCTCTTCACGAGGACGCGGTTTGGAGTGGCGATGCGGGCATCCGTGGAGAACCCGCCCCTAGCCAGGGTCCTCGGAATCAACGTCGAAAGGGTGTACACAGTCTCGTGGATGCTTGCGGGAGGATTCGCAGGGCTGGCGGGCGCCCTCTATACATTGTGGCTCCCGGGCGGGACGAGCACCGGTTCCGACCTCATCGTTGAGATCTTCGCCTCCAGCGTGCTCGGAGGTCTGACAAGCATTTTCGGGGCTGTCGTCGGAGGCCTTGTAATTGGGGGGAGTGAGGACCTTGTGACGACGGGCCTAGGCGAGGGGTTCGGGTACATCGGAGCGGGGCTCATCGCGGTTGCGACCATACTAATCGGCGTCTATTTGTTCAGGAAGAGGAGAATCGGATCGAGAATCGGCGGGGCGATCTTTGGGATTCTGGGGGTGTACATCTTCTTCGAAATGGCGACAGGGTTCTCTACCGACATTCTCGCCCAGGGCCTAGTGAGCGGGTTCGGGCCAGATGTCACTCCATTCCAGAAGGGGATTCCACTCCTGATCATGGTAATCGCCTTGATGGTTCTCCCCCAGGGCCTCATCTCACTCAGGTTTAGGAGGAAGAAGAAGTAG